Part of the Candidatus Methylomirabilota bacterium genome, TGCAACTGGAAGCTCCTGGTCGAGAACGCCATGGAGGAGTACCACACCGGGACCGTTCACCACGCGAGCCTCGGCCAGCAGCACGCGCTCCCGGAGGAGACCCGCGGGCACTGGGACGCCATCTACATCCCCCAGGAGACCAGCATCGCCGTCCTTCCCGGCGAGACGGCGCCGTTTCCGCACGTCCCCGGGCTCGCCGGTCGGCCCGCCCAGGGGACTTACTTCACGATCCTCCACCCGGCCACCCAGTTCGCCTGCACCCAGGACTGCATGTGGTGGCTGCGGGTGCTCCCGCTCGGCCCCACGCGCTCGCGGCTCGGGGTCGGGTTCTGCTTCCCCCGGGCGACGGTGGCCCGGCCCGACTTCGAGGCGGGCGTCAAGCGGTACTTCCACCGCTGGGAGACGGGGATCGGCGAGGACAACGCGATCTGCGAGGCCCAGCAGGCGGGACTCGGCTCGGTCCTCCGCCGGCCCGGCCCGTTCGCGCTCCGGGAGCCCGCGGTTCACCGCGTCAACAACTGGGTGCTGGACCAGGTGCTGGACGAGGCCGACCGGCCGCGCGCGATGCGCGCGGAGGCATGGGGCGTCGCGCGACCGAGAACAACCCACTCGATCGGAGAGTGACCGATGAATGCCTCGAACAAGGTGGCCATCGTGACCGGCGCGGGCAGCGGGATCGGCAAGGCGGTCGCGCTCGCGCTCCTCGGCGCGGGGTATCAGGTCGCCCTGGCCGGACGGCGCAAGGAGCGGCTGGAGCAGGCGGTGGCCGAGGCCGGGCCGGCCGGCGCCCGGGCGCTGGCCGTCCCCACCGACGTGAGCGATCCCCAGTCCGTGCGCGCCCTCTTCGCGCAGACGCGGGACGCGTTCGGCCGGCTCGACCTCTTGTTCAACAACGCCGGCATCAACGCCCCCGGCATCCCGCTCGAGGAGCTCAGCTACGAGCAGTGGAAGGCGGTGGTGGACATCAACCTCACCGGCGCGTTCCTGTGCACGCAGGAAGCGTTCAAGCTCATGAAGAGCCAGGACCCTCGCGGCGGGCGGATCATCAACAACGGCTCCATCTCGGCGCATGCGCCCCGGCCCAACTCCGCCCCCTACACCGCGACCAAGCACGCGATGACGGGCCTCACCAGGTCGACGTCGCTGGACGGGCGGAAGTACGACATCGCCTGCGGCCAGATCGACATCGGGAACGCGCTCACGGAGCTGGCGGCCCGCATGGCGAAGGGCGTTCCCCAGGCGAACGACACCGTCGCGGTCGAGCCGCTGATGGACGTGGCCCACGTGGCGAGCGCGGTGCTCTACATGGCCAGCCTTCCCCTGGAGGCGAACGTCCAGTTCTTGACCGTCATGGCCACCAAGATGCCCTTCATCGGCCGCGGCTGACGGGGAGGCACATCCGCCTCGGGAGGACCGTGGACGCCCGCGGCACCCCGGGCGAGCTCGTCATCGGCGGCGCGCCCCGTCTCTACGCGGCTCTGCGCGAGCTGGCGGAGACGGGGCGGCTCGTGTTCTTCGCCGGCCTCCCGGGCACGGGCAAGAGTCTCCTCCTCCACCAGCTCGCTCACCTCGCTCACGGCATCGGGCGCCAGGTTCACCTGCTCCAGTGGGACGTGGCCCGCCCCGTGTTCGAGGCATGCGGTCCCGGGCGGCGCTACCCGCAGGACCGCGGCGTCACCCACGGGGTCATCCGGCTGGCCGTGGGGGGCTGGGCGCGCCAGGCGCTGGTGGGCTGGGACCGGGCGCACGGCGCCGCGCACCTCCTGATCGGCGAGACCCCCTTCGTCGGCCATCGCCTCGTGGAGCTGGCGCGATCCGGCGACGACGCCGCCGAGCCGCTGCTGGAGGCCGGCGGGACGCGCTTCGTCGTCCCGGTGCCCTCCCGCGAGGTGCGGCGCCATCTGGAGGCCGAACGCGCGCGCCGCGCGAGGCGCCCCCTCCACGACCGCGAGACGGAGGACGCGCCGCCGGAAGTGCTTCGGGACCTCTGGCGGCAGCTCGCGTCGGTCGCCCGCGCTCTCGGCGTCACGGCCGCGCCCTCGGAGCCCGCGGCCGAGGTGCCCTATGACCCGGAGGTCTACCAGGGCGTCTACGCGCGCGTCCTCGCCCGACGGCGCATGGTGACCCTTCCGGTCGAGACCTTGCTGCCGACCGCGGCGCTCTCGGTCTACGACTTTCGCGTGCCGACGCGGGATCTCATCCCGACCGCCGACGAAGCGGCGCGGTTCGTCGAGACGGTGGAGGCGGTCTACGGCGATCCGGAGGTCCTGCGGCGGACGATCGAGCGGTGGTGGGCGATCTGAGCCATCGCCCGGTCGCGATGGGGCCTCACGTGGTCGGCCGGAAGAGGTCGGCGAGGTCCTTGGCGACGTTGAGCACCGCGCGTCCCTCGGGCTGGCTGTAGCTGCCGACGGTCGCCTTGCGGAATCCGAGGGCGACCAGCGTCTCGGCCTGGCGCACGGCGCAGGCGGTGCCGTCCAGCAGCGGTACCGGGACGCGGTCCCGAAGCCGGCGGGCCATCCCGGCCAGCGCGGCGCCGCCGAGGATGAGCGAGTCGGCGCCGTCTTCCTCCACGGCCGTGTGCGAGAGCTTGACGAAGGCATCGCCGTACGCGTCCGGCCGGCGTCCGATGTCGAGCAGGGACTCCTCCATCGTGCGGATCCCCGCCAGCCGGCCTCCGACCCCGTAGGCGTCAGCCAGCTCGCGCAGGTACGGGATCGCGCGGGCGCCGACCGTGACGATGCCGAAGCGCCCGCCGAGGAAGCAGGCGGTGAGCATGGCGGCCTCGGCGATGCCGACCACGGGGATCGGCAGCAGCTCCCGCGCCGCGGCGAGCCCCGGGTCCCCGAAGCAGGCGATCACGGCCGCGTCGCAGCCGCGGTGATGCTCGGCCAGCGCGGTCAGCGTCGCGTGGGCGGCGATGGCCTCCTCGCCCCGGGTCTCGATCACCCGGGCGCCGAAGGGCGCGGTGACGCCGACCACCTCGGTGCCGGAGGAGGCTGCCAGTCGGGCTTCGGTGGTGGCCAGCTCCGTGATGTGGGGCGAGGTGTTCGAGTTCACGACCAGGATCTTCATGGGGCGACTCCTCCGAGGCTCCCTCGTACAGCTGGCGCGGAAGCCAGAGACGATCTCACGACGGCATCGAGCATGGCCGTCCTCCGGCTTGGTCCCCTCAGGGCTTGGGCTCGACCCGCCCCACCTTGCGGACCCCCTCGGCCAGGCGCCGGGCGTCGGCCTCGAAGAACCGCTGGAACTCTTCTCCCTGCTTGAAGGTGATCGGCGTCTCCAGCTTGTCCATGGCGGCCTTGAACTCGGGGTCCCCGACGGCCGCCCGCATGGCGTCGCGGAGCCGGGCCAGCACCGGCTCCGGCGTGCCGCGGGGCGCGAAGAGTCCGGCCCAGATGTAGAACTCCGCGTCCGGGAAGCCCAGCTCCTTGAAGGTCGGGACCTCGGGCAGCGCCGCCACCCGCTTGTCGCCCCAGCCGGCCAGCGCGCGCAGCTTGCCCGCCTTGATGTGAGGCAGGACGACGGCGGGACCGGAGGCGAGGGCGTCCACGTGACCGCCCAGGATCGCGGTGAGGGCGGGGCCGGCGCCGGCGAAGGGCACGTGGCGGAGCTTGATGCCCGCCGCGTGGGAGAGGAGCTCCATGGCCATGTGGAGGGTGCCGTAGACCCCCGACGAGCTGAACGAGATCTGCCCGGGGCGCTTCTTGGCGTCCTCGATGAACTCGCGGGCCGTCTTCCAGGGGCTCTCGCTCCGGACCACGAGGATGGTGGGATCGGCCGAGATGAGCGCGATGGGCGCGAACTGGTCCACGGTGAAGGCGGGCTGGCGGTCGAAGAGCTTGTCGGCCTCGGGGATGATGGAGATCGAGGAGAGCGCCAGCAACAGGGTATAGCCGTCCGGCTTGCTGGTGGCCACGAACTGCATGCCCACCGCCCCGGCCGCCCCCGTCTTGTTGACGACGGCGACCGGATTCTTCAGCACCCGCTCCAGCGCGGCCGCCACCGGGCGCGCGGTCAGGTCGGCCACCCCGCCCGGCGGGAACGGCGCCACGATGGTGATGGGGCGCGACGGATACGGCTCCTGGGCGAAGGCGGGTGAGCCCGCCAGGAGGACGAAGATCGCGGCCGCGAGGCGCCGGATGGTCATGAGCCCTCTCCCTTCTCGGCCAGGGCGAGCCGCGCCCGCCAGTCCAGGGTGCGGGTCAGCAGCGACCGGAGGCTCAAGAGCACGAGCAGGAGGCCGACGGCGAGCAGGGTGGCGGCGATGGGCCGCTCGACGAAGATGGCATAGTGGCCGTCGGACATGGCGAGCGACTGGCGGAGGCTCAGCTCGATCATGGGCGCCAGCACAACGCCCAGCACGATGGGGGCCGTCTCGAAGTCGAACTTGCGCAGGAGGTACCCGAGGGCGCCCATGACGAGCATGATCCAGACGTCCACCGGGCTGCTGTTGACCGCGTAGACGCCGAGGATGCAGAAGATCAGGATCGAGGGGTAGAGGATCGGGTAGGGCACCCGCAGGATGTTCACGAAGAGCCCGACCAGGGGAAGGTTCAGGATGAGGAGCACCACGTTCCCCACGTACATCGAGGCGATGAAGCCCCAGAACAGCGCGGGCTGCTGTGTGATGAGCAGCGGGCCGGGAGCGACGCCGTGCACCATCATGGCGGCCATCAACACGGCCGGGATGGCCCCCGAGGGCACGCCCAGGGCGAGCATGGGCACGAAGGCTCCCGAGGTGGCGGAGTTGTTGGCGGACTCGGGCCCGGCGACCCCGGCGACCGCGCCGCGTCCGAACTCTTCCGGGTGCTTGGAGAGCCGGCGCTCCACCGCGTAGGAGACGAAGGTCGAGATGACGTGGGCAGAGCCGGGGATGATCCCGATCAGGAAGCCGAGCACCGTGCCGCGGCCGATCGGCATGGCCGAGTCGCGCCACTCCTGGCGGGTCGGGAGGAGCTCGCGGAGCCGGGGCTTGATGACCGCGGGCGGCGCGGGGAGGCCCGCGGTGGCCAGGATCTCGGCGAGGCCGAAGAGCCCGACCGCCACCGGCACCACCCCCAGGCCGTCTCCCAGCTCCACGATCCCATAGGCGAAGCGGAAATAGCCCGTCATCTGGTCGATGCCGATCATGCCCAGCAGGAGACCGAGGGCCGCCATGGCCAGGGCCTTCAGCATGGAGCCGCCACTCATGTAGGCGAGCACCAGGAGCCCGAGGACCAGGAGTGCTGCGTACTCGGGCGGCCCGAAGCGGAGGGCGAACGAGGCGAGAGGCGGCGCCATGACCATCAGGGCCACCACGCTCAGGGTCCCCGCCACGTAGGACCCGACCGCGGCGATGGCCAGCGCCGCCCCCGCCCGCCCCTTGCGGGCCATGGCGTAGCCGTCGATGCACGTCATCACCGAGGCCGTCTCGCCCGGGATGCGCATCAGGATGGAGGTCGTGGAGCCCCCGTACATCGCCCCGTAGTAGATCCCGGCCAGCATGACGATGGCTCGGGTGGCGTCGAGGCCGAAGGTGGCGGGCAGCAGCAGGCTGATCCCCGCCAGCGGCCCCACCCCCGGCAGCACGCCGACCACGGTGCCGACCAGGCAGCCGACGAAGGCGTAGAAGAGAACCGCCGGGGAGAGCGCGATCGTGAAGCCGAGGTAGAGGTTCTGGAGGGTGTCGATCACGGGTGAGCCCCTCGGCGCTCTTACCAGCCGAAGGGGCCGCGCGGCAGCGGCACCAGCAGGAGCGTGTTGAACAGGTAGAAGGTGCCGGCGGCCAGGAGGAGGGCCACCCCCAGGCTGACGATCACGCCCTTCCGCTCGACGACGCCCAGGAGAAACGCCGCCGCCAGACCCATGGTCAGCCGGTAGCCCATCCGCTCGAGGCCCCAGGCCGCGAAGGCGCAGACGGCGAAGATGGCCACCGCGTGCCGCCATTCCGCCCAGTCCGTCTCTCGCAGCCGGGGGGAGTGGACGCCGAAGAGCGCGACCAGGACCCCGAAGACGACCAGGGCGAGCGCCAGCATCACCGGCAGGTAGGCGGGGCCCGGATGATGGAGGGTGCCGAAGGGCAGGCGCCGGCTCTCCCACAGGACGACGACGCCGAGGAGGGCGAGGGCCGCCCCGGCGATCCGGTCGAGCCGACCCATACGGGGGGGAAGATGCCAGCCCGGTGTATCCG contains:
- a CDS encoding aromatic ring-hydroxylating dioxygenase subunit alpha → MFDPAHYRGVRRPVAQAETLPAWCYTSPEFYGREVDRIFGPGWHFVGRADEVAAPGDYLTIDTVPGPLVLLRDGAGRLGAFANTCRHRGARLLDGRGRCRTIVCPYHGWTYGPDGALLGAPGMRDRPGFDRADWGLTPVRCETWQGFVFVSFDPSGPGLAEHFGDLAEKLGGYGFDRMVCVRRLDYDVACNWKLLVENAMEEYHTGTVHHASLGQQHALPEETRGHWDAIYIPQETSIAVLPGETAPFPHVPGLAGRPAQGTYFTILHPATQFACTQDCMWWLRVLPLGPTRSRLGVGFCFPRATVARPDFEAGVKRYFHRWETGIGEDNAICEAQQAGLGSVLRRPGPFALREPAVHRVNNWVLDQVLDEADRPRAMRAEAWGVARPRTTHSIGE
- a CDS encoding SDR family oxidoreductase; this translates as MNASNKVAIVTGAGSGIGKAVALALLGAGYQVALAGRRKERLEQAVAEAGPAGARALAVPTDVSDPQSVRALFAQTRDAFGRLDLLFNNAGINAPGIPLEELSYEQWKAVVDINLTGAFLCTQEAFKLMKSQDPRGGRIINNGSISAHAPRPNSAPYTATKHAMTGLTRSTSLDGRKYDIACGQIDIGNALTELAARMAKGVPQANDTVAVEPLMDVAHVASAVLYMASLPLEANVQFLTVMATKMPFIGRG
- a CDS encoding aspartate/glutamate racemase family protein; this translates as MKILVVNSNTSPHITELATTEARLAASSGTEVVGVTAPFGARVIETRGEEAIAAHATLTALAEHHRGCDAAVIACFGDPGLAAARELLPIPVVGIAEAAMLTACFLGGRFGIVTVGARAIPYLRELADAYGVGGRLAGIRTMEESLLDIGRRPDAYGDAFVKLSHTAVEEDGADSLILGGAALAGMARRLRDRVPVPLLDGTACAVRQAETLVALGFRKATVGSYSQPEGRAVLNVAKDLADLFRPTT
- a CDS encoding tripartite tricarboxylate transporter substrate binding protein; this encodes MTIRRLAAAIFVLLAGSPAFAQEPYPSRPITIVAPFPPGGVADLTARPVAAALERVLKNPVAVVNKTGAAGAVGMQFVATSKPDGYTLLLALSSISIIPEADKLFDRQPAFTVDQFAPIALISADPTILVVRSESPWKTAREFIEDAKKRPGQISFSSSGVYGTLHMAMELLSHAAGIKLRHVPFAGAGPALTAILGGHVDALASGPAVVLPHIKAGKLRALAGWGDKRVAALPEVPTFKELGFPDAEFYIWAGLFAPRGTPEPVLARLRDAMRAAVGDPEFKAAMDKLETPITFKQGEEFQRFFEADARRLAEGVRKVGRVEPKP
- a CDS encoding tripartite tricarboxylate transporter permease, yielding MIDTLQNLYLGFTIALSPAVLFYAFVGCLVGTVVGVLPGVGPLAGISLLLPATFGLDATRAIVMLAGIYYGAMYGGSTTSILMRIPGETASVMTCIDGYAMARKGRAGAALAIAAVGSYVAGTLSVVALMVMAPPLASFALRFGPPEYAALLVLGLLVLAYMSGGSMLKALAMAALGLLLGMIGIDQMTGYFRFAYGIVELGDGLGVVPVAVGLFGLAEILATAGLPAPPAVIKPRLRELLPTRQEWRDSAMPIGRGTVLGFLIGIIPGSAHVISTFVSYAVERRLSKHPEEFGRGAVAGVAGPESANNSATSGAFVPMLALGVPSGAIPAVLMAAMMVHGVAPGPLLITQQPALFWGFIASMYVGNVVLLILNLPLVGLFVNILRVPYPILYPSILIFCILGVYAVNSSPVDVWIMLVMGALGYLLRKFDFETAPIVLGVVLAPMIELSLRQSLAMSDGHYAIFVERPIAATLLAVGLLLVLLSLRSLLTRTLDWRARLALAEKGEGS
- a CDS encoding tripartite tricarboxylate transporter TctB family protein — translated: MGRLDRIAGAALALLGVVVLWESRRLPFGTLHHPGPAYLPVMLALALVVFGVLVALFGVHSPRLRETDWAEWRHAVAIFAVCAFAAWGLERMGYRLTMGLAAAFLLGVVERKGVIVSLGVALLLAAGTFYLFNTLLLVPLPRGPFGW